Proteins encoded within one genomic window of Vanrija pseudolonga chromosome 3, complete sequence:
- the CCL1 gene encoding Cyclin CCL1, producing MAVSNGASASAAPSADATPPPGGAGAAGPSPYHESSQFRHWRYSRGRLAALRAELNEKSKEVTARNMAAEKEAQLSLGHSFTDPPPAATYPTVDEELNLVWFYCNQASQICRHGFGLSEEVETTAISYMKRFYLKNSVMEWHPKSIMPTCVFLAAKTCNHPVPIDVLVSKLKGFKPADVLDLEFLVAQSLSFEFWVRGADKALRGWSLELQDQAKPPVDAIQRALPAALDRLRWSRYTDAEFIYTPSQVALACFRLANAELVDSFLEFRYAAASATEGAGLPYGLPLDDLLRLTKEIEGVIRDAGQGEFDMKTIKEIDKRLKSCTNPEKIPGTALYIKRKAEADAKAVEAKAEKAAKVAAAREADELTFGGALGAGAKAAVPDDPFAPPPPPPKAE from the exons ATGGCAGTATCCAAcggcgcaagcgcaagcgcagcACCTAGCGCCGACGCTACCCCGCCCCCCGGCGGGGCCGGAGCTGCAGGCCCATCACCATACCACGAGTCGTCGCAGTTCCGGCACTGGCGATACTCGCGCGGACGGctggccgcgctgcgcgccgagctgaaTGAGAAGAGCAAGGAGGTTACGGCGAGGAATATGGCTGCGGAGAAG GAAGCCCAGCTCTCCCTAGGCCACTCATTCACCGACCCGCCCCCGGCAGCCACGTACCCgaccgtcgacgaggagcttAATCTGGTCTGGTTCTACTGCAACCAGGCGAGCCAGATCTGCCGGCATGGCTTCGGGCTGTCGGAGGAGGTCGAGACGACGGCTATCAGCTATATGAAGCGGTTCTACCTCAAGAACAGCGTCATGGAGTGGCATCCGAAGAGCATCAT GCCAACATGTGTCTTCCTCGCGGCCAAAACATGCAACCACCCCGTCCCGATCGACGTCCTCGTGTCCAAGCTGAAGGGCTTCAAGCcggccgacgtgctcgacctcgagttTTTGGTGGCCCAGAGCCTGTCGTTCGAGTTCTGGGTGCGCGGGGCGGACAAGGCGTTGCGCGGGTGGAGTCTGGAACTGCAGGACCAGGCGAAACCCCCCGTCGACGCGatccagcgcgcgctgccggccgcgctcgaccggCTCAGGTGGAGCAGGTACACGGACGCCGAGTTCATCTACACGCCTAGTCAGGTCGCGCTGGCGTGTTTccgcctcgccaacgccgagctggtcgactCGTTCCTCGAGTTCCGGTACGCTgcggccagcgcgacggAAGGCGCAGGCCTGCCGTATGGCCTgcccctcgacgacctcttGCGCCTCACGAAGGAGATTGAAGGCGTTATCCGCGACGCGGGCCAGGGCGAGTTCGACATGAAGACGATCAAGGAGATCGATAAGCGCCTCAAGAGCTGCACCAACCCCGAGAAGATCCCGGGGACTGCGCT GTAcatcaagcgcaaggccgaggcagaCGCCAAGGCTGTCGAAGCAAAGGCGGAGAAGGCAgccaaggtcgccgccgcgcgcgaggccgacgagctgacGTTCGGCGGCGCGTTAGGCGCGGGCGCAAAGGCCGCTGTACCCGACGACccgttcgcgccgccgcccccgccgcccaaaGCGGAGTAG